The following coding sequences are from one Seonamhaeicola sp. ML3 window:
- a CDS encoding glycosyltransferase, protein MKLGNIYVLHERGAKSHFIALEYYGERFGKTIIYREFSIIRFMLKSILRLDISLFYKQVINSCFIVNLIFSKDKTIILGIAPLDWRLLVFNFLLKKHKVLYFTSWTCWDGTFFPKKKFENTPLIRNVWKLFLEETIDGLFCVTSTGLQNLKNNYNINCPYNVVGHSVEKFELNEDKETEKVSVIKLIYVGRLVKEKGIFEMFELLKKINPEKFSLTIVGDGKLAHLAKSYSERYTNIYYKGFVSSKKDLFDLYKGHDIQLLFSRKSMYWEELFGMVITEAMSQGVITISTQHSGPEEIIEDSINGFLIPDDKNLVDNARHILMNKLGNLPALKKNAKNESNKYFPENLYVKWKELLNE, encoded by the coding sequence ATGAAGTTAGGTAATATCTATGTATTACATGAAAGAGGTGCGAAATCTCACTTTATTGCTCTTGAGTACTATGGTGAAAGATTTGGTAAAACTATTATTTACAGGGAGTTTTCCATTATTCGTTTCATGTTGAAAAGCATTTTAAGACTCGATATTTCGCTTTTTTATAAACAGGTTATAAATAGTTGTTTTATCGTTAACCTTATATTTTCAAAAGATAAGACAATTATCTTAGGAATTGCACCTCTTGATTGGAGATTGCTTGTCTTTAATTTTTTATTAAAAAAACATAAAGTTTTGTATTTCACCTCCTGGACCTGTTGGGATGGAACCTTTTTCCCAAAAAAAAAGTTTGAGAATACTCCTTTGATAAGAAATGTATGGAAATTGTTTTTAGAAGAAACCATAGATGGACTGTTTTGTGTAACCAGTACAGGTCTACAAAATTTAAAAAACAATTATAATATAAACTGTCCTTATAACGTTGTAGGGCATTCCGTTGAAAAGTTCGAATTGAATGAAGACAAAGAAACTGAAAAAGTAAGTGTAATAAAGTTAATTTATGTTGGTAGACTTGTAAAGGAAAAAGGAATCTTCGAAATGTTTGAATTATTAAAAAAAATAAATCCAGAAAAATTTTCTTTAACAATTGTTGGTGATGGTAAATTGGCACATTTAGCGAAGTCTTACTCTGAAAGGTATACTAATATTTACTATAAAGGATTTGTATCTTCCAAGAAGGACCTTTTTGACTTATATAAGGGGCATGATATTCAACTTCTTTTTTCTCGTAAGTCGATGTATTGGGAAGAACTCTTTGGTATGGTTATAACTGAGGCTATGTCTCAAGGAGTAATAACCATTTCTACACAGCATTCTGGCCCTGAAGAAATAATAGAAGATTCGATTAATGGCTTTCTTATTCCTGATGATAAAAATTTGGTTGATAATGCCAGACACATTCTTATGAATAAATTAGGGAACCTACCTGCTCTAAAAAAGAATGCGAAAAATGAATCTAACAAGTATTTTCCAGAAAATTTATATGTAAAATGGAAGGAGCTTTTAAATGAATGA
- a CDS encoding undecaprenyl-phosphate glucose phosphotransferase, with protein MTKFKKGRYSGFIKPISCLFDLLVLNYMVYLFQINLIHPYPFHIYVSLFWLILSFHNKFYEVYRFTRIIQIISLLIKQIILFSIIIYAYIGFFKQPHLSRLNLGNYLIYVFFVLSFFKFLIYFLLNKYRSAFGGNFRNVVVIGENEKTRQLINTFNVRSDFGYKFKKQFDSKNDNFSLEDCFNYVIENDIHEIYFSIAELNNQQINHLIDFADNNLRELKFIPDNKEIFSKKIKYEYYDYIPILSLRNISLQEPINKFLKRLFDILLSSIIIFFVLSWLTPILAIIIKLESKGPVFFKQSRNGFNYEEFHCYKFRSMTPNKDAHLNQATKGDNRITKVGAFIRKTSIDELPQFFNVLFGDMSVVGPRPHMVSHTNMYAQRVDKFMVRHFVKPGITGLAQTSGYRGEIEQDKDIVNRVKYDIFYVENWSLLLDLKIIVQTFVNALKGEEKAY; from the coding sequence TTGACCAAATTTAAAAAAGGTAGATATTCGGGTTTCATTAAACCTATATCGTGTTTATTCGATTTATTAGTTTTAAACTATATGGTTTATTTATTTCAAATAAATCTTATACACCCCTATCCATTTCATATTTATGTATCGTTATTTTGGTTAATCTTATCCTTCCATAACAAGTTTTATGAAGTCTACAGATTTACTAGGATAATTCAAATAATATCGCTTCTAATCAAGCAGATAATTCTATTCTCCATAATAATTTACGCTTATATAGGCTTTTTTAAGCAACCTCATTTAAGCAGGCTTAATTTAGGTAACTATTTGATTTATGTTTTCTTTGTATTGTCTTTTTTTAAATTTTTAATTTACTTTTTACTCAATAAATACAGGAGTGCTTTTGGTGGTAATTTCAGGAATGTAGTTGTTATTGGAGAAAATGAAAAAACAAGACAACTAATTAATACGTTTAATGTTAGATCTGATTTTGGATATAAATTTAAAAAACAATTTGATTCTAAAAATGATAATTTTTCTTTAGAGGATTGTTTTAATTATGTTATTGAGAATGATATACATGAGATTTATTTCTCAATAGCAGAATTAAATAACCAGCAGATTAATCATTTAATAGATTTTGCAGACAACAACCTAAGAGAGCTAAAGTTTATTCCAGACAATAAGGAAATTTTTTCAAAAAAAATTAAATATGAATATTATGATTATATTCCAATTTTATCTTTGAGAAATATTTCGCTTCAAGAGCCAATTAATAAGTTCTTAAAAAGGTTATTCGATATATTATTATCATCTATTATAATTTTTTTTGTTTTATCCTGGTTAACACCAATTCTTGCCATCATAATAAAGTTAGAGTCTAAAGGACCTGTGTTTTTTAAACAATCTCGTAATGGTTTTAACTACGAAGAGTTTCACTGTTATAAATTTAGATCAATGACTCCTAACAAAGATGCACATCTAAATCAGGCCACTAAAGGAGACAATAGAATTACAAAAGTGGGAGCTTTCATAAGAAAAACAAGTATAGACGAACTACCACAGTTTTTCAATGTTCTTTTTGGAGATATGTCTGTAGTAGGTCCAAGACCTCATATGGTAAGCCATACCAACATGTACGCACAAAGAGTAGATAAATTTATGGTGCGTCATTTTGTGAAACCTGGTATAACAGGTTTAGCGCAAACAAGTGGTTATCGAGGGGAAATAGAGCAAGATAAAGATATCGTCAATCGGGTTAAATACGATATTTTTTATGTTGAGAATTGGTCTCTGTTGTTAGATTTAAAGATAATTGTGCAAACCTTTGTAAACGCACTAAAAGGTGAAGAAAAGGCATATTAA
- a CDS encoding DUF1972 domain-containing protein: protein MRIGIIGTRGIPNYHGGFEQFAEFFSVFLAERGHDVYVYNSSNHPYKDRYFKGVNIITCSDPENRIGTAGQFVYDFNCILDSRKRNFDIILQLGYTSSSVWSRLFPKSSVVITNMDGLEWRRSKYSEKVRRFLKYAEKLAVKFSDFLVADSIGIQNYIKRTYNLDSKFIAYGANVFLNPNMDILEKYNVKAFSYNLLIARFEPENNLETILDGVAGASKAETFLVIGKHDTNDFGRYLKEKFKNLRNIRFIGGVYNLEHLNNLRYFSNLYFHGHSVGGTNPSLLEAMASNTLIVAHDNEFNKSVIGSDGFFFNNSEEIKKILNEVRKENHHKKVENALETINNNYNWELINKSYLDFFNECLY, encoded by the coding sequence ATGCGTATAGGAATAATAGGAACCAGAGGGATTCCAAATTATCATGGTGGTTTTGAGCAATTTGCAGAATTTTTTTCTGTTTTTTTAGCTGAGCGTGGGCATGATGTCTATGTTTATAATTCAAGCAACCACCCTTATAAAGATAGATATTTTAAGGGGGTAAATATAATAACTTGTTCAGATCCAGAAAATAGAATAGGTACAGCCGGACAGTTTGTTTATGATTTTAACTGTATTTTAGACTCAAGAAAAAGAAATTTTGATATTATCCTACAGTTAGGATACACAAGTAGTTCTGTTTGGAGTAGGCTTTTTCCTAAGAGTTCTGTTGTCATTACTAATATGGATGGTCTTGAGTGGAGACGTTCCAAATACTCAGAAAAGGTAAGGCGTTTTTTAAAATATGCTGAAAAGCTGGCCGTAAAGTTTAGTGACTTTTTAGTAGCAGATTCAATCGGAATTCAAAACTATATAAAAAGAACTTACAATTTAGATTCCAAGTTTATTGCCTACGGTGCAAATGTCTTTCTGAATCCTAATATGGATATTTTAGAGAAGTATAATGTTAAAGCATTTAGTTACAATTTACTAATTGCAAGGTTTGAACCTGAGAATAATTTAGAAACAATCTTAGATGGCGTGGCTGGTGCAAGTAAGGCAGAAACATTTTTGGTTATAGGTAAGCATGATACCAATGATTTTGGAAGATATTTAAAAGAAAAATTTAAGAACCTTAGAAATATAAGATTTATTGGAGGCGTTTATAACTTGGAACATTTGAATAATTTAAGATATTTTTCAAATTTATATTTTCATGGGCATTCTGTGGGTGGAACAAATCCGTCTTTATTAGAAGCAATGGCTTCTAATACTTTGATAGTAGCTCATGATAATGAGTTCAATAAATCGGTTATAGGAAGTGATGGTTTTTTCTTTAATAATAGTGAGGAAATAAAAAAAATATTAAATGAAGTTAGAAAAGAGAATCATCATAAAAAAGTAGAGAATGCTCTGGAAACAATCAACAACAATTACAATTGGGAATTGATAAACAAATCATATCTGGACTTTTTCAATGAATGCCTTTACTAA
- a CDS encoding glycosyltransferase produces the protein MKVSIITATYNSENFIESTIKSVISQSHNNWELIIIDDASGDDTVNIVEGLVSLYPDKISILKNKTNRGAAVTRNRGVESATGDFIAFLDGDDIWKPHKLEKQVKFMLKHNADICFSSYDLMNEAGISLNKTIQALPVLSYKKFLKCNYIGNLTGVYNAKTLGKIYAPNLRKRQDWLMWLEAVKRSKSPAMGMKESLAIYRVRENSISSNKFDLLKYNYWIYNKGLGFSAAKSVYRMTIFFFEYFFVKPKQTIDSLKT, from the coding sequence ATGAAAGTGTCAATCATTACCGCTACTTATAATTCAGAAAATTTTATTGAGAGTACTATTAAAAGTGTTATTTCTCAATCACATAATAATTGGGAATTAATCATTATAGATGATGCTTCAGGCGATGATACTGTAAATATCGTTGAAGGCTTAGTTTCGCTTTATCCAGATAAAATTTCCATTTTAAAGAATAAAACAAACCGAGGTGCTGCTGTAACTAGAAATCGAGGAGTAGAATCTGCCACTGGAGATTTTATTGCATTTTTAGACGGTGATGATATATGGAAACCCCATAAGCTAGAAAAGCAAGTTAAGTTCATGTTAAAGCATAATGCAGACATTTGCTTTAGTAGTTACGACTTAATGAATGAAGCAGGAATTAGTTTAAATAAAACAATCCAAGCATTACCCGTGCTCTCTTATAAGAAATTCTTAAAATGTAATTATATAGGCAATTTAACAGGTGTTTATAATGCAAAGACACTTGGCAAGATATACGCACCTAACCTCAGGAAAAGACAAGACTGGTTAATGTGGTTAGAAGCGGTAAAGCGAAGTAAAAGTCCAGCTATGGGTATGAAAGAATCTTTAGCAATTTATAGAGTTAGGGAAAACTCCATATCCTCGAATAAATTTGATTTGTTGAAATATAATTATTGGATATATAATAAAGGCTTAGGATTTTCCGCAGCTAAATCGGTTTACAGGATGACGATATTCTTTTTTGAGTACTTTTTTGTAAAGCCGAAGCAAACTATCGATTCACTAAAGACGTAA
- a CDS encoding phenylacetate--CoA ligase family protein produces the protein MNLFNLSLKLKGFPLEKAKKRLIDIQKINENEYSAYIEQQKKDIVAYHLKHNTFYKTFAKNVNLEDWNSVPVITKLDLQKPLGDKLSNGFSLKNTYVNKTSGSSGTPLIFAKDKFCHALTWANFMDRYNWFNIDVNTSKQARFYGIPLDKIGYYKERLKDFLGNRFRFSVFDMSDKALENNLKKFSRTKFDYINGYASAIVQFAKFLKKNNVVLKDICPTLNACIVTAEILFENDKELLEKQLGVPIINEYGCAEVGLIAFNNNEGDWVVNNEDLFIEVLGENNEPLQLGEEGKIVVTSLHNKAHPFIRYELGDYGALSKNSSAKKTILKTLVGRTNDFALLPSGKKAAGLTFYYITKTVIEDNANVKEFVVEQLKIDTFKIIYTSAEILSEAKIEAIKDALNKYLEPGLKVLFERKEAIKRTKAGKLKQFTSLVNR, from the coding sequence GTGAATTTATTTAATTTATCATTAAAACTTAAAGGCTTTCCACTGGAAAAAGCTAAAAAACGATTAATTGATATTCAGAAAATTAATGAAAATGAGTATTCGGCATATATCGAACAACAAAAAAAAGATATTGTTGCTTACCACTTAAAACACAACACGTTTTATAAAACCTTTGCCAAAAATGTTAATCTTGAGGATTGGAACTCTGTACCTGTAATTACTAAATTAGATTTACAAAAGCCCTTAGGTGACAAACTATCTAACGGTTTCTCATTAAAAAACACCTATGTAAATAAAACGTCTGGATCTTCTGGTACACCATTGATTTTTGCAAAGGATAAATTTTGCCATGCTCTAACTTGGGCCAACTTTATGGATAGGTATAATTGGTTCAATATAGATGTTAACACCTCCAAACAAGCTAGATTTTATGGCATCCCATTAGATAAAATAGGATACTATAAAGAACGATTAAAAGATTTTCTCGGGAATAGATTTAGATTTTCGGTTTTCGACATGAGCGACAAAGCACTTGAAAATAATTTGAAAAAATTCAGTAGAACTAAATTTGATTACATTAATGGTTATGCCAGTGCAATTGTTCAGTTCGCAAAATTCCTAAAAAAGAACAATGTTGTTCTTAAAGATATTTGCCCAACCCTGAATGCCTGTATCGTTACTGCTGAAATTTTATTCGAAAACGATAAGGAACTATTAGAAAAGCAACTTGGTGTTCCAATTATTAACGAATACGGTTGTGCTGAAGTTGGACTCATCGCCTTTAATAATAATGAAGGAGATTGGGTTGTAAACAATGAAGACTTATTCATTGAAGTTTTAGGAGAAAACAATGAACCCCTCCAGCTTGGAGAAGAAGGTAAAATAGTAGTGACATCACTCCACAATAAAGCACATCCTTTTATTAGATATGAACTGGGAGATTATGGCGCTTTATCTAAAAATAGCTCAGCAAAAAAAACTATTCTCAAAACATTAGTTGGTAGAACCAACGACTTTGCCCTATTGCCCAGCGGAAAAAAGGCAGCAGGCTTAACTTTTTATTATATAACCAAAACGGTAATTGAAGATAACGCTAATGTTAAAGAGTTTGTCGTTGAGCAATTAAAAATAGATACTTTCAAGATTATTTATACCAGCGCAGAAATACTTTCTGAAGCTAAAATAGAAGCCATTAAAGATGCTTTGAACAAATATCTTGAACCAGGTCTTAAAGTACTTTTTGAACGAAAAGAGGCGATAAAAAGAACCAAAGCGGGCAAATTAAAACAATTTACGTCTTTAGTGAATCGATAG
- a CDS encoding glycosyltransferase has translation MNEVKVNIILVNFNTTEDTIECMESIIKQEYLNFQIFLVDNSTELGTVEKIKTWAKGKIKEKITSHYPEYVYPLNTKPLSFAFLEEKYLNEPGFRDEKVVLIKAKKNKGFASANNIILNYLRDKKEEAIYWLLNTDTVISPDSINKIVRFYSSNKKAGIIGTSLMEYYDRSKIQVIGGLYNPLTTKLIATTRWKEFEQSKLIKYPNGASMVISREFLEKVGEMEEKYFLYFEELDWVMRGIKSGFTPAFLIDNIVYHKGGASTGKNSKLADYYYLRGKFLVTNKFFEKYKWFVFPLLFLGFPLNRILRGQFSRIIILFKVIKSSITRNN, from the coding sequence ATGAATGAAGTTAAAGTCAATATAATTTTAGTAAACTTTAATACTACAGAAGATACTATAGAGTGTATGGAAAGTATTATTAAGCAAGAATACTTAAATTTTCAAATTTTCTTAGTAGATAACTCTACAGAACTTGGTACTGTTGAAAAAATAAAGACATGGGCTAAGGGAAAAATAAAAGAGAAGATTACTTCCCACTATCCTGAATATGTTTACCCACTAAATACAAAACCCTTATCTTTCGCATTTTTAGAAGAAAAGTATTTAAACGAACCCGGTTTCAGAGATGAAAAAGTTGTTCTTATTAAAGCTAAAAAGAACAAAGGTTTTGCATCAGCAAATAACATCATTTTAAATTACCTTAGGGATAAAAAAGAAGAAGCCATATATTGGTTACTTAATACAGATACTGTCATTAGCCCAGATTCCATAAATAAAATTGTTCGTTTTTATTCTAGTAATAAAAAGGCAGGAATCATAGGAACCTCTTTAATGGAGTATTATGACCGAAGTAAAATTCAAGTTATAGGAGGCCTATACAACCCCTTAACAACAAAACTAATTGCCACTACCAGATGGAAAGAATTTGAACAATCTAAATTAATAAAATACCCCAATGGGGCATCTATGGTTATTTCTAGGGAATTTCTTGAAAAAGTAGGGGAGATGGAGGAAAAATATTTTCTTTATTTTGAAGAATTAGATTGGGTTATGAGAGGAATAAAAAGTGGGTTTACTCCCGCCTTTTTAATTGATAATATAGTATATCACAAAGGAGGAGCTTCAACAGGTAAAAACAGTAAGTTAGCAGATTACTATTATTTAAGAGGAAAATTTTTGGTTACTAATAAATTTTTTGAAAAATATAAATGGTTTGTTTTTCCATTATTATTTCTTGGTTTTCCTTTAAATAGGATTTTGCGAGGTCAATTTTCTCGAATTATCATATTGTTTAAGGTAATAAAGTCCAGTATTACCAGAAATAACTGA
- a CDS encoding flippase codes for MKRIFGNVGKEKKIVLKNAFSLTVMQATNYLLPLIVLPHLTRVLGPEKFGIVFFAQVFINYFMILSDYGFNFIGVRQVAQNRDNKTKLNSIVSSIYSLRLILGILGFLILLIVVFSFNRFEEDKEIYFYTYGMVIGNILLPTWFFQGMEEMKYITILNFFAKFTFTLSIFFVVNSQEDFIVVPLLNSIGYILAGTIGFFLIKSKYGVSITLVLWKEIKDQLKNGFNIFVSNLSITTYTSTNAFILGNIVSDSIMGYYGSVEKLIQPIKFLFSPVFNATYPYFAQLTVKHKSKALKEMKLGIFGSLIFGLILFCLIVFFAQDIITLILGKEYLKGIDIFYIFSVLILITPVTYFIFNVVYLSLSLERYTMRIYLFGGLFNFVALFTLLLIMESAAIAAALSNVITQVLNLTFASIVLIRYLKRNND; via the coding sequence ATGAAGAGGATATTCGGAAATGTTGGTAAAGAAAAAAAGATAGTTTTAAAGAATGCTTTTTCTTTAACTGTAATGCAGGCAACAAATTACTTGTTGCCTCTTATTGTTTTACCCCATTTAACAAGAGTTTTAGGTCCAGAAAAATTCGGAATTGTTTTTTTTGCACAAGTATTTATCAATTATTTTATGATATTGTCAGATTATGGCTTTAATTTTATTGGTGTTAGACAAGTAGCTCAAAATAGAGATAATAAAACAAAGCTAAACAGCATAGTATCTTCTATATACAGCCTTCGTTTGATTTTAGGAATACTAGGCTTTCTAATTCTTTTAATTGTTGTTTTTAGCTTTAACAGGTTTGAGGAAGATAAAGAAATTTATTTCTACACCTATGGTATGGTGATAGGTAACATACTTCTACCAACTTGGTTTTTTCAAGGTATGGAAGAAATGAAATACATTACTATTCTCAACTTTTTTGCAAAATTCACATTTACGTTATCAATATTTTTTGTCGTTAATTCTCAAGAAGACTTTATTGTGGTCCCTCTTTTGAATTCTATTGGTTATATCCTGGCTGGTACCATTGGGTTTTTTCTAATAAAATCTAAATATGGAGTATCAATTACTCTTGTTCTTTGGAAAGAAATAAAAGACCAATTAAAAAATGGATTTAATATTTTTGTGTCGAATTTGAGCATTACCACATATACTAGCACTAATGCGTTTATTTTAGGTAATATAGTTAGTGACAGTATTATGGGATATTATGGTAGTGTTGAAAAACTGATACAACCTATTAAGTTTTTATTTTCGCCTGTTTTTAATGCTACATACCCCTATTTTGCACAATTAACAGTAAAACATAAATCGAAGGCACTAAAAGAAATGAAGCTAGGTATTTTTGGCTCACTTATTTTTGGGTTAATTCTTTTTTGTTTAATTGTTTTTTTTGCGCAGGATATTATTACTTTAATTTTAGGTAAAGAATATTTAAAAGGTATCGACATATTTTATATTTTCTCTGTTTTAATATTAATTACACCAGTGACTTATTTTATTTTTAATGTGGTTTATTTGTCGTTATCTCTAGAGAGATACACCATGAGAATTTATTTATTTGGCGGATTATTCAATTTTGTTGCTCTTTTTACTTTGTTATTAATAATGGAATCAGCTGCTATTGCAGCTGCTTTATCTAATGTAATAACCCAGGTGTTAAATTTAACTTTTGCTTCAATAGTTTTAATTAGGTATTTAAAAAGAAACAACGATTAA
- a CDS encoding glycosyltransferase family 1 protein: MKILVDAHVFDGKYQGTRTYIKGLYNELILKNKSWTFYFISNDKNNLSNQFINSDNVNFLEYKYSNRAFQLIFEFPLLNRKLNIDYSHFQYISPLFKFGKHIVTNHDILFEETRFKHFFPFLYRYIKGPLFRLSAKRADVLLTVSEYSKGKLNEIYNIPINRIGVTHNAIEFNTLNTKEKTGKNIKEIIKSNYLLYVSRIEPRKNHISILRAYKNLKLKENFFKIIFVGSQDITSSKLNKYIQDNEEYLKNDFFIFNKVNDSELYELYKHADLVLYPSIAEGFGIPPLEAGVLKKKVVCSNLTAMSSFNFFPYHVNPLNQIEFEKAITEALNDNNYPYNYINKTILERYSWEKSAIEFKKMLN, from the coding sequence ATGAAAATATTAGTTGACGCTCATGTATTCGATGGAAAATACCAAGGCACACGAACTTATATAAAAGGTCTATATAATGAATTAATATTAAAAAATAAATCATGGACCTTTTATTTCATATCTAATGATAAAAACAACCTAAGTAATCAATTCATTAATAGTGACAACGTAAATTTCTTAGAATATAAATATAGTAATCGAGCTTTTCAATTAATTTTTGAGTTTCCACTCTTAAATCGAAAGTTAAATATAGATTATAGCCATTTTCAGTACATTTCACCCTTATTTAAATTTGGAAAACATATAGTAACTAATCATGATATATTATTTGAGGAAACAAGATTTAAACATTTTTTCCCATTTTTATACAGATATATAAAAGGGCCATTGTTTAGGCTCTCGGCAAAGAGGGCAGACGTATTACTAACCGTTTCTGAGTATTCTAAGGGTAAGTTAAATGAAATATACAACATTCCAATTAATCGTATAGGGGTTACTCACAATGCAATTGAATTCAACACTCTTAATACTAAAGAAAAGACAGGAAAAAATATTAAAGAAATCATTAAAAGTAATTATCTGCTCTACGTAAGCCGAATAGAACCAAGAAAAAATCATATTTCCATTTTAAGAGCTTATAAAAACTTAAAACTTAAAGAGAACTTTTTTAAAATTATTTTTGTTGGAAGTCAAGATATTACTTCTTCAAAACTTAATAAATATATTCAAGATAATGAGGAGTATCTAAAAAATGATTTTTTTATTTTTAACAAGGTAAATGATTCGGAACTTTATGAATTATATAAACATGCAGATTTAGTTTTATATCCTTCTATAGCTGAAGGTTTTGGTATACCACCATTAGAGGCTGGTGTTTTAAAAAAGAAAGTGGTTTGTTCAAATTTAACCGCAATGTCTAGTTTTAATTTTTTCCCCTATCATGTCAACCCTCTTAATCAAATTGAGTTTGAAAAAGCTATCACTGAAGCGTTAAATGATAATAACTATCCTTACAATTATATCAATAAAACTATTCTTGAGAGGTATTCTTGGGAAAAATCGGCGATAGAATTTAAAAAGATGCTAAACTAA
- a CDS encoding O-antigen ligase family protein, which produces MCLPSLNSKDITKIFKIFTVSNLIFCKFFLFYAIYRFISTSNLAVFSYHELVSILDLNAIYVSVYFALNLIYIIQKSKKSRFDIWVAIVFLGFIILLSSKTIIACLLILLIIYSFLRSGFKKLFKKNIIVFIISSLIFLLISQHVVSRFISEGNSNIEEVLAMKDTNHTYPWTGTTIRLLQLRFLHNQIQEDNIFITGFGLFASRENLSNRHKSFGTYPGYHSYNYHNMYAQILSETGVLGFSILFGILLLNIVLSIQRKSYLFLSFSIIMTVWFLTESVLWVQRGLFFFIIIHCIFNKLQNYNSDWKTEN; this is translated from the coding sequence ATGTGTTTACCTAGCTTAAATAGTAAAGACATAACTAAAATATTTAAGATTTTTACTGTTTCAAACCTTATTTTCTGCAAGTTTTTCTTGTTTTATGCTATATATCGTTTCATTTCTACATCTAATTTAGCTGTTTTTAGTTATCACGAGTTGGTTTCAATATTAGATTTAAATGCTATTTACGTATCGGTTTATTTTGCTTTGAATCTAATTTATATCATCCAAAAAAGTAAAAAAAGTAGGTTTGACATATGGGTAGCAATAGTTTTTTTAGGGTTTATTATTTTACTTTCATCAAAGACTATAATTGCTTGTTTACTTATATTATTAATTATCTATTCTTTTTTAAGGTCAGGTTTTAAAAAGCTTTTTAAAAAAAACATAATAGTTTTTATCATATCCTCACTAATCTTTTTGTTGATATCTCAACATGTAGTTAGTAGATTTATTTCTGAAGGTAATTCTAATATTGAAGAAGTTCTTGCCATGAAAGATACCAATCATACTTACCCATGGACCGGAACAACAATAAGGTTGTTGCAATTGAGATTTTTACATAATCAAATTCAGGAAGATAATATTTTTATTACCGGTTTTGGTTTATTTGCTTCAAGAGAGAATTTATCGAATAGGCACAAGAGTTTTGGTACTTATCCTGGTTATCATAGTTACAATTATCATAATATGTATGCCCAAATACTTTCTGAAACTGGGGTTTTAGGTTTTTCCATTTTATTTGGTATTTTGTTACTAAATATAGTTTTATCAATTCAAAGAAAATCATACCTGTTTTTAAGTTTTTCCATCATCATGACTGTTTGGTTTTTAACCGAATCCGTTCTTTGGGTTCAAAGAGGGTTATTTTTCTTTATCATTATTCACTGTATTTTCAATAAATTGCAAAACTATAATTCGGATTGGAAAACCGAAAACTAG